In Massilistercora timonensis, the following are encoded in one genomic region:
- a CDS encoding LTA synthase family protein, with the protein MKKIHLKKPDIKGKIQRLKNLKKEDVKAYWKERKERRARILEERRNSAFAKKMQPVWKWMNRLSLLFHALLACVINFAIEAISRHSVFEAWDYMTETPVVFLYNAFMIFVTFSVVYLFRRRVFARIIVSVLWLILGVANGYMLLKRVTPFNAQDLKAATEGLSLINNYFNGFELIVLIVGAVAVVIWVVSMWRRGGQYTGKMHRFLALVAICVWGAVYSFVANAAVENRVVSTYFGNIAFAYEDYGLPYCFMASLFNTGINEPNDYSEETIARISKDGEITRNESDEPEEDLPNILFVQLESYFDVEEAEFFTTSKDACPNLHEMYDKYSSGYFKVPSVGAGTANTEFEVLTGMNLRYFGPGEYPYKTILKETPCESAATALESLGYGTHALHNNGGNFYSRARVFNNMGFDSFTSKEFMNILQLTENGWSKDDILIDHIVDALDSTQQQDFVFTISVQGHGDYPEEKVIENPEITVEGIEDEALKNKWEYYVNQVYEMDKFAGDLVDAIEKRGEPTVVVFYGDHLPTMGLKAEDLKGRYLYNTNYVIWDNIGLEKEDRNIPSYQIMADVFDRLGIHSGTVFNYHQERRQTKNYLADLELLQYDILYGDQYVYDGNPPITEGHMVMGVRDVSLTDIVPHLDGGYSLYGENFTAYTRIYVNGEEQEKKFLNNTRIDLPSTELKEGDVIYTCQYGSSDTLFRKADDYIYQDGKLTEAEGTGTDKTRSWVEQTGEEE; encoded by the coding sequence ATGAAGAAGATCCATTTGAAGAAGCCGGATATCAAAGGAAAGATCCAGCGTTTGAAAAATCTGAAGAAAGAAGATGTAAAAGCCTACTGGAAGGAAAGAAAGGAGCGGCGGGCCCGGATCCTGGAGGAGCGCCGTAACAGCGCATTTGCCAAAAAGATGCAGCCGGTGTGGAAGTGGATGAACCGCCTGTCCCTCCTATTCCATGCTCTTTTGGCCTGCGTGATCAATTTCGCCATCGAGGCCATTTCCCGGCATTCGGTTTTTGAAGCCTGGGATTATATGACGGAGACGCCGGTGGTGTTCCTTTACAATGCGTTTATGATCTTTGTCACCTTCTCGGTGGTCTATCTTTTCCGCCGGAGAGTGTTTGCCAGGATCATCGTCAGCGTGCTCTGGCTGATCCTTGGCGTGGCCAACGGTTATATGCTGCTGAAGCGGGTGACGCCGTTCAACGCCCAGGACCTGAAGGCGGCGACGGAAGGCCTGAGCCTGATCAACAATTATTTCAACGGATTTGAGCTGATCGTGCTGATCGTGGGCGCCGTGGCCGTGGTGATCTGGGTGGTCTCCATGTGGAGGCGGGGCGGCCAGTATACCGGGAAAATGCACCGGTTCCTGGCGCTTGTGGCCATCTGTGTTTGGGGGGCGGTATACAGCTTTGTGGCTAACGCGGCGGTGGAGAACCGGGTGGTGTCCACTTATTTCGGAAATATCGCCTTTGCCTATGAGGATTACGGCCTGCCCTACTGTTTTATGGCCAGTCTTTTTAACACGGGGATCAACGAGCCCAACGACTACAGTGAAGAGACCATTGCCAGGATCAGCAAAGACGGGGAGATTACCAGAAATGAGTCCGACGAGCCGGAAGAGGATCTGCCCAACATCCTGTTTGTGCAACTGGAGTCTTATTTCGACGTGGAGGAAGCGGAATTCTTCACTACTTCCAAAGACGCCTGCCCCAATCTTCACGAAATGTACGATAAATATTCCTCCGGTTATTTCAAGGTTCCTTCCGTAGGAGCCGGAACAGCCAATACAGAGTTCGAGGTGCTTACCGGGATGAACCTGCGGTACTTCGGCCCTGGGGAATATCCCTATAAAACGATCCTGAAGGAAACGCCCTGCGAGAGCGCGGCCACAGCCCTGGAGTCCCTTGGTTACGGAACCCACGCCCTTCACAACAACGGCGGGAACTTCTACAGCCGGGCGCGGGTGTTCAACAACATGGGATTTGACAGCTTTACCAGCAAGGAGTTTATGAACATCCTTCAGCTGACGGAGAATGGCTGGTCCAAGGACGATATCCTGATCGACCACATCGTGGATGCGCTGGATTCTACCCAGCAGCAGGATTTTGTCTTCACCATCAGCGTGCAGGGACACGGGGATTACCCGGAGGAGAAAGTGATCGAGAATCCGGAGATCACGGTGGAAGGCATTGAGGATGAAGCCCTTAAGAATAAATGGGAATATTATGTGAATCAGGTCTACGAGATGGACAAATTCGCAGGAGACCTGGTGGATGCGATAGAGAAGCGGGGCGAGCCAACGGTGGTGGTCTTCTACGGAGACCATCTGCCCACCATGGGACTGAAGGCAGAGGACTTAAAGGGCCGCTATCTCTACAATACCAACTATGTGATCTGGGACAACATCGGCCTTGAGAAGGAGGACCGGAACATTCCTTCCTACCAGATCATGGCAGATGTATTTGACCGGCTGGGCATCCATTCCGGGACGGTGTTCAACTATCACCAGGAGCGGCGGCAGACCAAGAATTACCTGGCGGACCTGGAACTGCTGCAGTATGACATCCTTTACGGCGACCAGTATGTGTACGACGGCAATCCGCCGATCACGGAAGGCCATATGGTGATGGGTGTCCGGGATGTATCGCTGACGGACATCGTACCCCATCTGGACGGGGGATACAGCCTGTACGGAGAGAATTTCACCGCCTACACCAGGATCTATGTCAACGGGGAGGAGCAGGAGAAGAAATTCCTGAACAATACCAGGATCGACCTGCCTTCGACAGAACTGAAGGAAGGGGATGTGATCTACACCTGTCAGTATGGATCCAGCGACACCTTGTTCCGCAAAGCTGACGACTACATTTACCAGGATGGGAAGCTGACGGAAGCAGAAGGGACAGGAACGGACAAGACCCGCTCCTGGGTAGAACAGACCGGCGAGGAAGAATAA
- a CDS encoding Mur ligase family protein, which yields MKRPGDYQEAVEYIEELPRFTKKHSLDHTREFLRLLGDPGLDRKIIHVAGTNGKGSVCACLQALLQAEGKRCGFFTSPHLVTINERIQIGRKPVEDPVFYQVFCQAWEAAQTMEEAGMGHPSYFEFLFGMGMAAFARTDVEYVILETGLGGRLDATNAPEHPALAIITSISLDHTDILGETMEEIAAEKAGIIKPGVPVLFDGSTPRAAAVIRTTAARVGAPCREISKNAFEILEVHRNDIAFSRRNAYDRDVIWHVPLCGAYQVMNTEIALEAAEELLKDEKIHRERWPGALAAVKWEGRMEQAAPHLIVDGAHNPGAVEAFIRNVELLEGDQPRPRQPVVVFAAASDKKYEEMARFLCEKLKAKSYIATEFDDRRAVPAEELGRLFETYTREKVLVKRTPAEALEAAFSLREEGEVYCVGSLYLVGEVKRLLAGGEQYA from the coding sequence ATGAAGCGCCCCGGGGATTACCAAGAAGCAGTGGAATATATTGAGGAGCTTCCCAGGTTCACGAAGAAGCATTCTCTGGACCATACCAGAGAATTTCTTCGCCTTCTGGGAGATCCGGGTCTGGACCGCAAGATCATCCATGTGGCGGGGACCAACGGGAAGGGGTCGGTGTGCGCCTGCCTGCAGGCCCTCCTCCAGGCGGAGGGGAAGCGGTGCGGATTTTTCACCTCCCCTCATCTGGTGACCATCAATGAGAGGATCCAGATTGGCCGTAAGCCGGTGGAAGACCCGGTGTTTTACCAGGTGTTCTGCCAGGCATGGGAGGCGGCGCAGACCATGGAAGAAGCGGGGATGGGTCATCCTTCCTATTTTGAATTCCTGTTTGGGATGGGGATGGCGGCATTTGCCCGGACGGACGTGGAGTATGTGATCCTGGAGACTGGTCTGGGCGGACGGCTGGACGCCACCAATGCGCCGGAACACCCGGCCCTTGCCATCATCACTTCCATCAGCCTGGACCACACGGATATCCTGGGAGAGACCATGGAAGAGATCGCCGCGGAGAAGGCGGGGATCATCAAACCTGGGGTTCCGGTGCTTTTTGACGGGAGCACTCCCCGGGCGGCAGCAGTGATCCGAACGACCGCCGCCAGAGTGGGAGCGCCCTGTAGAGAAATCTCGAAAAATGCGTTCGAAATTCTTGAAGTTCACAGAAACGATATTGCATTTTCAAGACGGAATGCGTATGATAGAGATGTTATCTGGCACGTGCCTCTGTGCGGGGCCTACCAGGTGATGAACACAGAGATCGCCCTGGAGGCGGCAGAGGAGCTGTTAAAGGACGAGAAGATCCACCGGGAGCGGTGGCCGGGCGCCCTGGCCGCCGTAAAGTGGGAAGGCCGCATGGAACAGGCGGCGCCCCATCTCATTGTGGACGGCGCCCACAATCCGGGAGCAGTGGAGGCATTTATCCGGAATGTGGAACTGTTGGAAGGAGATCAGCCCCGGCCCCGGCAGCCGGTGGTGGTATTCGCGGCGGCTTCTGACAAAAAGTATGAAGAGATGGCGCGCTTTCTTTGTGAAAAACTGAAGGCGAAATCCTATATCGCTACGGAGTTTGACGACAGAAGAGCAGTCCCGGCAGAGGAGCTGGGGCGGCTTTTTGAAACTTATACCAGAGAGAAAGTTCTCGTTAAGAGAACGCCGGCGGAAGCGCTGGAAGCGGCATTTTCCCTGCGGGAGGAAGGAGAAGTCTACTGTGTGGGCTCCCTGTATCTGGTGGGGGAAGTGAAGAGATTATTGGCAGGAGGCGAGCAGTATGCTTGA
- a CDS encoding anti-sigma factor antagonist (This anti-anti-sigma factor, or anti-sigma factor antagonist, belongs to a family that includes characterized members SpoIIAA, RsbV, RsfA, and RsfB.): MEYQVQENCLTIFLPHELDHHNAETIRKESDHLIDRNHIRYVVFDFARTNFMDSSGIGVIMGRYKRIYMLGGEVCAVHTNERMRKILTMSGITKIMQIYEEDR, encoded by the coding sequence ATGGAGTACCAGGTGCAGGAAAACTGCCTGACCATTTTCCTTCCGCATGAGCTGGACCACCACAATGCGGAGACCATCCGGAAGGAATCGGATCACCTGATCGACCGGAACCATATCCGGTATGTGGTCTTTGATTTCGCCCGGACGAATTTCATGGACAGTTCCGGGATCGGAGTGATCATGGGGAGGTATAAAAGGATCTATATGCTGGGAGGGGAGGTGTGCGCCGTGCACACAAACGAAAGGATGAGGAAGATATTGACCATGTCGGGAATAACGAAAATCATGCAGATCTATGAGGAGGACAGATAA
- the spoIIAB gene encoding anti-sigma F factor, whose protein sequence is MENTNEMELIFDSRSSNESFARVTVAAFMTSLNPTVEEVSDVKTAVSEAVTNAIIHGYENEVHNITIRCRTQEKTLYLEVEDQGRGIEDVEQAMEPLFTTKPELDRSGMGFSFMEAFMDDLEVISAPGKGTCVKMKKVIGKGRKLWTTQSL, encoded by the coding sequence ATGGAAAATACCAATGAAATGGAACTAATCTTTGACAGCCGCTCGTCCAACGAATCCTTCGCCCGGGTGACGGTGGCGGCGTTTATGACGTCTCTGAACCCCACGGTGGAGGAGGTGTCCGATGTGAAGACCGCCGTCTCCGAGGCGGTGACCAACGCCATCATCCACGGGTATGAGAATGAGGTACATAACATCACCATCCGCTGCCGTACCCAGGAGAAGACACTGTATCTGGAGGTGGAGGACCAGGGGAGAGGGATCGAGGACGTGGAGCAGGCCATGGAGCCTTTATTTACCACCAAGCCGGAACTGGACCGGTCGGGGATGGGATTTTCCTTCATGGAGGCGTTCATGGACGATCTGGAGGTGATCTCCGCGCCGGGGAAAGGAACCTGTGTGAAAATGAAGAAGGTCATCGGAAAAGGACGGAAACTATGGACCACACAATCGCTTTGA
- a CDS encoding SigF/SigG family RNA polymerase sporulation sigma factor produces MDHTIALISRSHQGDEGARAQLVRENEGLVWCVVKRFKNRGAEAEDLFQIGNIGLLKAIDKFDLTFGVKFSTYAVPMISGEIKRFLRDDGLLKVSRSLKELAGRAGVCREELRERLGREPTVTEIAGELGVEQEELAMALEAGGEVESLQKPIFQKDGQEIRLMDKLPQQESGEEKMLDHMLLDQLLSELGSQERRLIYLRYFAEQTQSQVGEELGISQVQVSRLEKKILRQMREKI; encoded by the coding sequence ATGGACCACACAATCGCTTTGATCAGCAGATCCCATCAGGGGGACGAAGGGGCGAGGGCACAGCTGGTCCGGGAAAATGAAGGGCTGGTCTGGTGTGTGGTGAAGCGGTTTAAGAACCGGGGAGCAGAGGCGGAGGATCTGTTCCAGATCGGCAATATCGGCCTTCTGAAGGCCATTGACAAGTTTGACCTGACATTTGGGGTGAAATTCTCCACCTACGCGGTGCCCATGATCTCCGGGGAGATCAAGCGGTTCCTCCGGGACGACGGTCTTCTGAAGGTGAGCCGTTCCCTAAAGGAGCTTGCCGGGCGGGCCGGAGTCTGCCGGGAGGAGCTTCGGGAGCGTCTGGGGAGGGAGCCTACCGTGACGGAGATTGCCGGGGAACTGGGGGTGGAGCAGGAAGAGCTTGCCATGGCCCTGGAGGCCGGGGGAGAGGTGGAATCCCTGCAAAAACCCATTTTCCAGAAGGACGGGCAGGAGATCCGCCTCATGGACAAGCTTCCCCAGCAGGAAAGCGGGGAGGAGAAAATGCTGGACCACATGCTTTTGGACCAGCTTCTGTCGGAGCTTGGAAGCCAGGAGAGACGGCTTATCTACCTGCGGTATTTCGCGGAGCAGACCCAGTCCCAGGTGGGGGAGGAGCTGGGGATCTCCCAGGTGCAGGTGTCCAGGCTGGAGAAGAAGATCCTGAGACAGATGAGAGAGAAGATCTGA
- a CDS encoding stage V sporulation protein AA, which yields MTKSRQETVYLKAERNVEVQEPEATLGDVVRIVCGDPGMAGRIRQIPLLKFTPGKRGQDRVVVSILRVVECIRDLYPQAEIQNLGEADFIVTYKPRKDTGGFCHGLKVAGVALCSFTGAAFSVMAFNNDVDVTKLFGQIYQLVTGARSDGFTILELTYCIGMVIGILVFFDHFGKKRFSAEPTPLEVEMRLYEKDIQTTLIDNSSRKGSELDVGDVPPGPSGSSGS from the coding sequence ATGACGAAAAGCCGGCAGGAGACTGTCTATCTCAAGGCGGAGCGGAACGTGGAGGTGCAGGAACCGGAAGCGACGCTGGGGGACGTGGTCCGGATCGTTTGCGGCGACCCGGGGATGGCGGGCCGGATCCGGCAGATCCCGCTTCTTAAGTTTACGCCGGGGAAGAGGGGGCAGGACCGGGTAGTGGTATCCATCCTCCGGGTGGTGGAGTGCATCCGGGATTTGTATCCCCAGGCGGAGATCCAGAACCTGGGGGAGGCAGATTTTATCGTGACCTATAAGCCAAGGAAGGATACCGGCGGCTTCTGTCACGGGCTGAAAGTGGCGGGGGTGGCTCTTTGCAGCTTCACAGGAGCCGCATTTTCCGTGATGGCCTTCAATAACGATGTGGATGTGACGAAACTGTTCGGGCAGATCTATCAGCTGGTGACCGGGGCAAGAAGCGACGGGTTCACCATCCTGGAACTGACTTATTGCATCGGAATGGTCATCGGGATCCTGGTATTCTTCGACCATTTCGGAAAGAAGCGGTTCTCCGCCGAGCCCACGCCGCTGGAGGTGGAGATGCGCCTTTACGAGAAAGATATCCAGACCACGCTGATCGATAACAGTTCCAGAAAGGGGAGTGAGCTGGATGTGGGAGATGTTCCGCCAGGTCCTTCTGGCTCTTCTGGGTCTTAG
- a CDS encoding stage V sporulation protein AB, which produces MWEMFRQVLLALLGLSAGFTAAAGLFSFIIGLGVVSDFADRTHTGEHVLLYETSVALGGILGNVFLVYQVAIPGGGWLLPVFGLAAGIFTGCWAMALAEILNVFPIFARRARLTRGIAWVILGIALGKGLGALVFFWQRW; this is translated from the coding sequence ATGTGGGAGATGTTCCGCCAGGTCCTTCTGGCTCTTCTGGGTCTTAGTGCCGGGTTCACGGCGGCGGCAGGACTCTTTTCCTTCATCATCGGCCTAGGGGTGGTGTCTGACTTCGCGGACCGGACCCACACCGGGGAGCACGTGCTGCTCTATGAGACCAGCGTGGCGCTGGGTGGGATCCTGGGCAACGTGTTCCTGGTATATCAGGTGGCCATCCCCGGCGGCGGGTGGCTTCTGCCGGTCTTCGGGCTGGCCGCCGGGATCTTCACCGGCTGCTGGGCCATGGCCCTGGCCGAGATCCTGAATGTCTTCCCCATCTTCGCCCGCCGTGCAAGACTGACCCGGGGGATCGCCTGGGTGATCCTGGGGATCGCGCTGGGGAAAGGCCTGGGGGCGCTGGTGTTCTTCTGGCAGCGGTGGTAA
- a CDS encoding SpoVA/SpoVAEb family sporulation membrane protein, translated as MEAIVDKQQKQEAYKNYVKQKTPVHSLPVNMARAFVTGGAICVIGQGILNYCARLGMDKDSSGSWASLLLILLSVVLTGFGLYPRLAKWGGAGALVPITGFANSVAAPAIEYQKEGQVLGIGCKIFTIAGPVILYGIFTSWLLGLGYWSFKCLGIL; from the coding sequence ATGGAGGCTATCGTGGACAAGCAGCAAAAACAGGAAGCGTATAAAAATTATGTGAAGCAAAAGACGCCGGTGCACAGTCTGCCGGTGAATATGGCCCGGGCGTTTGTAACCGGCGGAGCGATCTGCGTTATCGGCCAGGGGATTTTGAATTATTGCGCTCGCCTGGGGATGGATAAGGACAGCAGCGGCAGCTGGGCGTCGCTTCTTCTGATCCTTTTGAGTGTGGTCCTGACAGGATTTGGCCTGTATCCCAGGCTGGCCAAATGGGGCGGCGCCGGGGCGCTGGTCCCGATCACGGGATTTGCCAACTCTGTGGCGGCCCCGGCCATCGAGTACCAGAAGGAAGGCCAGGTGCTGGGGATCGGCTGCAAGATCTTTACCATCGCCGGGCCGGTGATCTTATACGGAATCTTTACCAGCTGGCTTCTGGGGCTGGGGTATTGGAGTTTCAAATGTCTTGGTATTCTATAG
- a CDS encoding stage V sporulation protein AD: protein MTGKQSIAFPHAPYVLGSGSVAGKKEGEGPLGKYFDAVCEEPLFGEDTWEAAESALQRQACVLALGKTHRKPEEVRFLFGGDLLRQGTATSLGVENFQIPLFGLYGACSTSGEALALAAMSVAAGYGENVLAVTSSHFASAEKEFRFPLNYASQRPLSAQWTVTGAGAFLVGKEPAHVKITGITVGKIVDYGLKDSQNMGACMAPAACDTIARNLEDFERDPEDYSRIITGDLGYVGQSILLDLMDEKGLDIRAKHMDCGILIFDQQTQDTHAGGSGCGCAAVTLASYILPKVEKGEWDRVLFVPTGALMSTVSFNEGASVPGIAHGIVLEHC, encoded by the coding sequence ATGACGGGAAAACAGAGCATCGCATTTCCCCATGCGCCCTATGTGCTGGGAAGTGGATCTGTGGCGGGAAAGAAAGAAGGAGAAGGCCCGCTGGGAAAATATTTTGACGCAGTGTGCGAGGAGCCGCTGTTTGGCGAAGATACCTGGGAGGCGGCGGAAAGCGCCCTGCAGCGCCAGGCCTGCGTGTTGGCTCTGGGGAAGACCCACAGAAAACCAGAGGAGGTGCGGTTCCTGTTCGGCGGCGACCTCTTGCGGCAGGGCACGGCCACGTCCCTTGGGGTGGAGAATTTCCAGATCCCGTTGTTTGGCCTCTACGGGGCCTGTTCCACCTCCGGGGAAGCCCTGGCCCTGGCGGCGATGAGCGTTGCGGCGGGGTATGGGGAAAATGTGCTGGCCGTCACATCCAGCCATTTCGCCAGCGCGGAGAAAGAGTTCCGGTTCCCGCTGAATTATGCCAGCCAGAGGCCTTTGTCCGCCCAGTGGACCGTCACCGGCGCCGGAGCCTTCCTTGTGGGAAAAGAGCCGGCCCATGTGAAGATCACCGGGATCACCGTGGGGAAGATCGTGGATTACGGGCTGAAGGATTCCCAGAATATGGGCGCCTGCATGGCCCCTGCGGCCTGCGACACCATTGCCCGGAATCTGGAAGATTTTGAGCGGGATCCTGAGGATTACAGCCGGATCATCACCGGGGATCTGGGATATGTGGGCCAGAGCATCCTTCTGGATCTGATGGATGAAAAAGGGCTGGATATCCGGGCCAAACATATGGACTGCGGGATCCTGATCTTCGACCAGCAGACCCAGGATACCCATGCCGGCGGCAGCGGCTGCGGCTGCGCCGCAGTCACCCTTGCCTCCTATATCCTGCCCAAAGTAGAAAAAGGAGAGTGGGATCGGGTACTGTTTGTACCCACGGGGGCGCTGATGTCCACCGTCAGCTTCAACGAAGGGGCCAGCGTACCCGGAATCGCCCACGGGATCGTACTTGAGCACTGTTAG
- the spoVAE gene encoding stage V sporulation protein AE, producing MDYFKAFLIGGLICALAQILLDRTKLMPGRIMVLLVCSGAVLGALGLYPPFQEFAGAGASVPLIGFGNLLWNGVREAVDQEGFLGIFLGGFKASAAGISAALVFGYLASLVFEPKMKK from the coding sequence ATGGACTATTTTAAGGCGTTTCTTATCGGCGGTCTGATCTGCGCCCTGGCGCAGATCCTGCTGGACCGGACCAAACTTATGCCGGGGAGGATCATGGTGCTGTTGGTGTGCAGCGGCGCGGTCCTGGGGGCCCTGGGCCTCTATCCTCCCTTCCAGGAGTTCGCCGGGGCGGGGGCCAGCGTGCCGCTGATCGGGTTTGGCAATCTTCTGTGGAACGGGGTGAGGGAGGCTGTGGACCAGGAGGGATTCCTGGGGATCTTCCTGGGCGGGTTCAAGGCCAGCGCCGCCGGGATCTCCGCCGCCCTGGTCTTCGGCTATCTTGCATCCCTGGTCTTTGAGCCTAAGATGAAGAAATAG
- a CDS encoding GNAT family acetyltransferase, translated as MIQTAGLSVKYLKKQPYSGSHQGMRFRLHAPKDSDTVSVWIYPEPWCFEAAPEEDKTLREFPFTPEGLEEAIRWLNASYEEKREYWKECEKNKMRF; from the coding sequence ATGATCCAAACCGCAGGTCTTTCCGTCAAATATCTGAAAAAGCAGCCCTACAGCGGGTCCCACCAGGGCATGCGCTTCCGCCTGCACGCCCCCAAGGACAGCGATACCGTAAGCGTCTGGATCTATCCGGAGCCCTGGTGCTTTGAGGCCGCGCCGGAGGAAGACAAGACCTTAAGGGAGTTCCCGTTTACTCCGGAAGGGCTGGAAGAAGCCATCCGGTGGCTGAATGCTTCTTACGAAGAAAAGCGGGAATACTGGAAAGAATGTGAAAAAAATAAGATGCGTTTCTGA